In the genome of Streptomyces sp. SAI-127, the window TGCGGGCGATGCCCCAGACCCGGATGGTCAAGGACGTGCAGTGCGTGACGGGCTGGCGGGTCCCGGACACGCCGTTCGAAGGCGTACGGCTGTCCCGGCTGCTGGACGCCGCCGGGGTGACCGCGAAGGCGGGCGCCGTCCGCTTCACCTGCTTCGACGGGGCGTACTCCGAGAGCCTCACCCTCGACCAGGCCCGCCGCTCGGACGTCCTGGTGGCCCTGCGCATGCAGGACAAGGACATCGGCCACTCCCACGGGGGCCCGGTCCGCCTCTACGTGGCCCCCATGTACTTCTACAAGTCGGCCAAGTGGCTGTCCGGCATCACCGTCACCGAGGACGTGGAGCCGGGTTACTGGGAGGACCGGGGCTACGACGTG includes:
- a CDS encoding molybdopterin-dependent oxidoreductase is translated as MNSEQPEEQRGTPIGRRVLLGTLGLGALGVVAAPTLQRGMEAFLGSAADKDPTGLTGLLPNGGGFRYYSVTSSVPHKNAENYQLKIDGLVSRPRTYTLADLRAMPQTRMVKDVQCVTGWRVPDTPFEGVRLSRLLDAAGVTAKAGAVRFTCFDGAYSESLTLDQARRSDVLVALRMQDKDIGHSHGGPVRLYVAPMYFYKSAKWLSGITVTEDVEPGYWEDRGYDVDAWVGRSNGRDDEPTS